A single genomic interval of Meles meles chromosome 9, mMelMel3.1 paternal haplotype, whole genome shotgun sequence harbors:
- the CRYBA2 gene encoding beta-crystallin A2 codes for MSSAPAPGPAPASLTLWDEEDFQGRRCRLLSDCANIAERGGLRRVRSVKVENGAWVAFEYPDFQGQQFILEKGDYPRWSAWSGSGGHHSDQLLSFRPVLCANHSDSRVTLFEGENFQGSKFELSDDYPSLPSMGWASKDVGSLKVSSGAWVAYQYPGYRGYQYVLERDRHSGEFRTYSEFGTQAHTGLLQSIRRVQH; via the exons ATGAGCAGCGCCCCAGCGCCGGGCCCGGCGCCCGCCAGCCTCACGCTCTGGGACGAGGAGGACTTCCAGGGCCGCCGCTGCCGGCTGCTGAGCGACTGCGCGAACATCGCGGAGCGCGGAGGCCTGCGCAGGGTGCGCTCTGTCAAGGTGGAAAATGGCGC TTGGGTGGCCTTTGAGTACCCCGACTTCCAGGGACAGCAGTTCATTCTGGAAAAGGGTGACTATCCTCGCTGGAGTGCCTGGAGCGGCAGTGGCGGCCATCACAGTGACCAGCTGCTCTCCTTCCGCCCAGTGCTCTGCGCA AATCACAGTGACAGCCGTGTGACACTGTTCGAGGGGGAGAACTTCCAGGGCAGCAAGTTTGAACTCAGCGATGACTACCCATCCCTGCCCTCCATGGGCTGGGCCAGCAAGGATGTGGGTTCCCTCAAAGTCAGCTCTGGAGC GTGGGTGGCCTACCAGTACCCAGGCTACCGGGGCTACCAGTATGTACTGGAGCGGGACCGGCACAGTGGGGAGTTCCGTACCTACAGTGAATTCGGCACTCAGGCCCACACCGGGCTGCTGCAGTCCATTCGAAGAGTCCAGCATTAA